A part of Streptomyces sp. NBC_01235 genomic DNA contains:
- a CDS encoding N-acetyltransferase, giving the protein MSLELRHHTAVEPVRRTIVDIHVEVRQRDLGLTGPFYSAERFDERLTGHSSLPGWETVVAYDGTEPAGFAYATPLGPGTRWWRAMTTPLPDGYTAETGKRTLALNEIVVRRPWRGTGLALRIHEELLAGREEDRVTLLVNPKAGDGKVQAVYERWGYEKIGEQQPFADSPVFASMMRDPLHQV; this is encoded by the coding sequence GTGAGCCTTGAGTTGCGCCACCACACCGCCGTCGAGCCCGTGCGCCGGACGATCGTCGACATCCACGTCGAGGTCCGTCAGCGCGACCTGGGCCTCACGGGTCCCTTCTACTCCGCCGAACGCTTCGACGAGCGCCTGACAGGACACAGCTCGCTGCCCGGGTGGGAGACAGTCGTCGCGTACGACGGGACCGAGCCCGCCGGTTTCGCGTACGCCACCCCGTTGGGCCCCGGCACTCGCTGGTGGCGAGCCATGACGACCCCACTGCCCGACGGGTACACGGCGGAGACGGGCAAGCGCACGCTCGCGCTGAACGAGATCGTGGTCCGGCGCCCGTGGCGCGGGACCGGCCTCGCCCTCCGCATCCACGAGGAACTTCTGGCAGGCCGAGAAGAGGACCGGGTCACGCTGTTGGTCAATCCGAAGGCGGGAGACGGCAAGGTCCAAGCCGTCTACGAGCGCTGGGGCTACGAGAAGATCGGCGAGCAGCAGCCGTTCGCGGACTCCCCGGTCTTCGCCTCGATGATGCGCGATCCGCTGCACCAGGTCTGA
- a CDS encoding helix-turn-helix domain-containing protein, which translates to MSTDYQTAREALGARLRELRTEAGLEGRVLAAKLGCQPSKVSRLQNGKQTPTATDLTAWALACGQPDVEAELQGLRAGLEMKQRHRSWRRQLAGGHRGRQEIAVRQSEATKAIRGLEVSRVPGLFQTPEYARVIFDANAEFRGITPTTEAAVEARMRRQEVLYDPEKSFRFLVCEAALYHRSCPADVMAEQLDRLYNLVGQRRIELGILPFGAQLRRTAPHAFWIYDRRLVIVETISEELWLNGEDDIQLYERAWDWLAESAEYGATARRLIGRARASLDLP; encoded by the coding sequence GTGAGCACGGATTACCAGACCGCCAGAGAAGCCCTCGGCGCGCGGCTGCGCGAGCTGCGCACCGAGGCCGGTCTGGAAGGCAGGGTTCTTGCCGCCAAGCTCGGTTGTCAGCCCTCCAAAGTCTCCCGGCTCCAGAACGGCAAGCAGACTCCGACCGCTACCGACCTGACCGCGTGGGCGCTGGCCTGTGGCCAGCCAGATGTCGAGGCCGAACTCCAAGGCCTGCGGGCCGGGCTGGAGATGAAGCAGCGGCATCGGTCTTGGCGACGCCAGTTGGCGGGCGGACACCGAGGCCGTCAGGAGATCGCCGTCCGGCAGTCCGAAGCCACGAAGGCGATCCGCGGGCTTGAGGTGTCACGCGTTCCGGGGCTGTTCCAGACGCCGGAGTACGCCCGCGTCATCTTCGACGCCAACGCAGAGTTCCGGGGGATCACACCGACCACCGAGGCCGCCGTCGAGGCCCGGATGCGCCGCCAAGAGGTGCTGTACGACCCGGAGAAGTCGTTCCGGTTCCTCGTGTGCGAGGCCGCGCTGTACCACCGCTCCTGTCCTGCGGACGTGATGGCCGAGCAACTGGACCGGCTGTACAACCTGGTGGGCCAGCGCCGAATCGAGCTCGGCATCCTGCCCTTCGGCGCGCAGCTACGGCGTACGGCCCCGCATGCCTTCTGGATCTACGACCGCCGGTTGGTCATCGTCGAGACGATCAGTGAAGAGTTGTGGCTCAACGGCGAGGACGACATCCAGCTGTACGAGCGGGCATGGGACTGGCTGGCGGAGTCCGCCGAGTACGGTGCGACCGCGCGCCGTCTGATCGGCCGGGCGAGGGCGTCTTTGGATCTCCCGTAG